In Anopheles arabiensis isolate DONGOLA chromosome 2, AaraD3, whole genome shotgun sequence, the genomic window CAGCCCATGGGGATGACAGTATGAACACGCCCACTATCGCTCACACTTAgcgcgcaaggcttagtgtgtgtcGAGCGCCTGGCAGAGTGTGCACGGAGACCGATCAAGCAGAAGACTATATCATGACCGAAAAGCTAATAACAGTGGCAGGTATGAAAAAAGGTTACGAGGATCTACCACTTATCCATAGAGCAAAAGAAGCATTTAAAAACCTCACAAATCATGAACTCTGAGATATAGCGAAATTGTGCTACATTGTACAGAAAGACCCTACCGGCAACCATAGACCGAATTTAGACTgattttagaagaaaaaatacaccaGACAACACCACTATATTTGTTTCAGAGGCTAACGTCATCAATACTGTAAAAGAAAGGCATTCAGAAAGAGAATAGAAATGTTATCTTTTCAGACAGTACCAGTGTCCTTAGTGCCGTGGAAAAAGTGCCGTGATGAAATACTTATTGGATACAAAActataaatcaaaatttaacaacaaaacaatagatCAAAGAGACTAATGTAGTATAAACGACTCAAAGTTTCTATAATTGATCTAACtaacaaatacacattaaataCTTTTCCTACTCTGAACGCAATGCCATTCAATAAGCTTACCTTTGAGTCATGATGGTTGTTGCACAGCTGCTCACGAGTCAAGTCAAtttacgaaacaaacaaacacaaaacgatcGATAGAAAGGTTTCAGAAAGGTTGTAGAAGGCTGAAGAGGAGATCTTTTAAGACACTATTGTTTGCTGCAACCAACGAACCGGCTACAAGCAATTCACCCAAATTTCTCGAACGTATAGGGATACTCGCCAATCTGACGTGACAGCGAAGCTAAGGAACTCTTAACAAAGCACAGGCAGCAAATTGATTGAATGAGGCGGACCGCAACACGTTTAAAACACTATAATTTATATGTAAATGAAATTGATCTGCGTTGATTTGAGAAGAACTTTGATCTGATCAGTAGCAGCCACGTCTAAAGACTGAACTGATCTTTCGCTAGCCTAGGCCAGTGCGCGACGATTTCGCCAACGCGCACTGTTTGCCTATTCGACCGGTGATTGGTCGCGCCTGATGTTGTCGCGAGTCTTTCGCGATGTAGTCATGCGGTATGTTATCTTGGAGGAATGCTCATGTCATTCCTCCGATCGTTGCGATCGTTTCGGTAAAACTCTCGTTGTCTCTGTCGCATTTTGGAACGAGCTCTTGAGCGATATCTTGAAGTGTAACATGAGTTTCCTGTGTCTGCCGCACGGTCGTACGTGCTCGAGCGTGTGTTGGGGATGCTGTCTTCCAAACATGAACATTCGAAAGAAAGGTATTGTTTTGGGGAATGAGGTATGCAAACTGACATACAATCTTCTGAAATTCTGAACTAAGTAAGTATAATACAGATTCTTTCCTGATCTAGTGTCAATATCACAAATTCTACCCCAACTGTATGTAGCTAATTAAATAGCAACACGCACAGAATGTTGATCGCGTTCATCGCAAGTCATACAAAAGATCACAAAGCACTTCAAGGCAACGTGCGTCTCCTAACGAGACAGCGCAGTCATCGCAGGGCACATTTTTTGCTGAATACGCATAAAATGTGTTCAGCCCGATCGAGAGACACCCAGCGCAACACGATAAGCCTTCACATATGGGTACAAAATGTTCTTCTTACAACGTTGTTGATTGCTGTCATTCGTTAGCCTCAGTTTCCAGAGCAATTTCAGGCAAACCTTCGACGATTGTGATGAAATTGTGACGCAGCTTTGGTATCTACTCCGACGATGTCCAACCGTTAGAGTGGGAAGATGGTGCTAGGTATGCTGTAGAGCGTACCGTTCGACGTAAAGTCTATTTTGCCATCGTAATTAGCTCAACAAGTCCTATGTTGACTGACAAAAGTTAGTGGCGTTTATTGGTAAACGTTACCCACGCACCGACCGACAAGTTCATGGCAGCCACCATTTGGGTGGCTGTGTTAGCTTTCGCTCTGAGGTTTGCCGTTCCAGCTCAACGGTTTTACCTTCCCGTGGTGAACCACAAAATTAGTGGAAAACTCGTGGATACAGGGTAGCTGAGATTTGGTAGTTCCATGGCAATTCGCAGAAGGATCCTTCACTATGTGGGCAGCAGTTCACCAAACTGACCTGAATAATGAATTGATTTAACTGTAGGCTTCTGATGCCACTCCACTCCAATTTGATATGCCATGTGCGAGGTAGTTCTTCCTtctcgctttttttgtgtgaagaaaaacagaggaaaataaaaagaagaaatactGTTGAACGTTAAAGCAGAACCAACGGAAATTAAATATGACCCATCAATTTACGCCGGTATTACACCGAAGTCACTTCACGCCAACAGCCGAAAGTAATTATTTCCAATTGCTATTGCCGTCTGATTCGTAACACGAATCTGGCAAAAGAAATATGCAAACTAGGTCAACCTGTCATCCTTCTTGGCAACGGTTCGGAAATCTCGTGAACTACAAGAAGCAAGACTAGAGAACAGCACGTGAAGATGAAAGGAAACACGAAAAAAGTAATCATTCCACCGAGGATTTTCGCCCAATATATTGGCCGACTGTTAATCCTGTTGCCCAAAAACTGGGATGATCCTTGTGATGGAGAGTCGTTGACGTTGATCCAAGCGTTGGTCGTCAGTCTCTGGTGGAGGATTAAAATAATAGACTTACTTTGAAGCCGTGTCGCCTTGATTGGTGCGTTGCTCTCGGTGAAAGTTAATTAAGCTTGACAGATTGACAAATTTAGGATTTTGGTTGATTTGTACTGGATAATTTGGGCAATCCACGGTCCAAAATGTGTCAATTATGTGTTTAAGGAAATTTTAATGTTATAAATTACATGTTAGACTAAGGCAGGCGTCTTCAAACTGCGGGCTGCAGGTCAAGCATACCCCAGGAGAGCTTATAAATCGAGTTCCATTTTCGTTTATAGTAAACGTAAAGAATAAAGTATACTTTAAGTTATTATTATCTTAATCAATCTAATTCATTGTAATGCAAGAAAGTTTTACTAATTTGACATTTTCAGTTTGTATTTTCCAATCAAAACCTATAAACCCATAAATGCCTCAAAGGAcatgtttcaattttcaattctCTTTAAATGGATGAAAGGTTTATATAGTTCGAGCAACAAAATGATTACATCAAAACAATAGCAAAACGTACGAGTGTAACCATTTTACAACATTTTATAAATCGTCAATCATCTCCTCCTTCTTTTCGATTGGATCGTTAAACCAAGAatcgtaaaataaatcatacgAATTTCTGCTACTTTGAGGCACGTTCTCGCACGCAAAAGCGACAGTTTGTAATTGATTAGTGAAACAGTCACCGTTTTCACACAATTCCAAACACGCCCAGAATGGAAAAGGGACCATCGAAACCGGAAAGCGAACCGGAATCAATCCATCACGCAACCGAAAGTTTGAAGGGCTTCATTCTTCCATTTTCCTCCGCTGGGACGGTGTAACCGATGCGAAGGGCCGTGTAATTGATTTCGTTGATTTTTTGGCTTTCGGGATGTTCTTTCCTCTCTCACACAAATACACTCAACCCACGAACACACGCGGACACTCGCTGCAATGTCGCTACACCGCCTCTTCTCGTTGCAGACCGCTCACCTACAACAAGCGGGAATCGTGCGCATCGTCGGCCACGACCACCACCCTGCTCGGTCCCCACAGCTACCCGAGCGCGATGCGCGGTTCCAACGGTGCCCTGCACATGCAATCGATAGTGCCACGTGCAATCAGCCCGCTGATGCAGGTAAGaaggtgggggggggaaatCGGTCACAAATTATTATCCTTAACGTGGTGCGGGAAATTGAATTGCACAAATGATCCATAGCGGACCGTGGGGCAAGACCATGGATCTAAGGCGTGTGGAGTTCGGCGATCGGCGCCGTACTAGACGCCGGTTCaattgtttttcgtttgtcctcgattttcttctcttttttccatttccgcaAGCACCTGTCGTCATACCGGGGATATCATTTCAGCGAGACACATTTGTTCTTTATTTTTGTCCTCTATTTTTTAACGTTTTTCCGCCCAAACTGTCTACGAACGTGAAATATTACATCCCGttgtgctttttcttctctcattttttcttctattcgaACAGGGTTTAGATGAAAATTCCGTCTAAGAGTGAAGATTTACAGCTGCCCTGCCGGATGACggagagaacaaaaaacctGCTGATCGATGATTTCTGATGAATCGGAATCGTTACCAAGAactcacaaaaacacaacgttGTGCAACGATATCATCCGCCATACTCCCCCGATGCGTTTGCCTTCTCAATATGAGGGTGTGGATAGAAATACTACAGGCTGCAAGGAAGGTAGAAAGAGCGGGTGACAGAATAGAACGAGTCCCAATATATGTTAGATCtgaaaatatataaacaaaagTAGTTAAACGTTGAgcgaaaaatgtgtaaaaagtTGTACTAGTAAACCCCCGAATCGAAGGATAAGAAGGAAACATTCCACGTCGAACAGATTTTATCAACAAGTTGTTGTTACACTAAGAGACTAACATATAAAATCGACTAAAAGAGTTAGCAAGCTAGCAAAAGTAAGAAAAGAAACCACACAACCGAAAGTAGATGTATGTAAAGTTTTGTTTGTACGTAAAATGGGAGAAAGAAACAGTGAAAAACAAGTACAGTAAGAtgcgagaacaaaaaaaagctctatTGTAGATGTGCAGACAAACCTACCAGGAAGCAAACGAAGAAACAAGGCGCGTCGAAGCGGTTCCACTATTCGTATACTCGCTGTAGTAAATTCACTATATACACATACATGCATACAATATTACATATTACCATCATATACTGTAGTTGAAATCTCATTACTATTGTTTTATCTCTCTTTTTGAGtaaatacatttatttaaaaaatgtctGAAAATTTACTCCACCGTCTTCACTACCTCGTCTACTATGCTTGATGACATTCGTTCTCACCCTGGTTGTTTAGGTGTGTTGCCATCGACGAACAAGTTGTTCTACTTTCCTTCTCAAAAAGCGAAAATACAGCCGCTCCGTTAGGAAGAATCCTGAAGCCAGCCCGCTACCCCACAGGATGATCCAGACGGCCGGCTCTACGTCGACCAGACTTACCGGGACGAACTTGCCACCACCGCCCGAACAGGTTGGCTTTTTGGTGTACAGTTTGTCGTTCTCTCGATACTGGATGCCGTGCTCGTTCAGTCGAAACAATCTGTAAGAAGAGACAGAACCTCTATCTTGCTGTAAATCCCACATCTAAAGTCCTCTATCTTACCCAATCTTCACCATTTCCTTGTACGACGAGTTCTTCTGTATCGCGTAGTACGGATCGATCACCTGCAGGTACTGTATTTCCTGCAGGCCACACTTTTCGTCCTCCTGGTACGTTTCGCTGATCACCTTATACCCGACGCCCTGCTCCACGTGAAACGCGTACAACCCATGCCGTATCCGATCGATGCCCTGCTCAAGCGCTATGAACGCGTCCGGTCCGTACGGTCGGCGGATCTTCTGCTCGTACAGTGCCCTGCGCGTCGGTTCGGTGGCGTGCGTAAAGTAGTGCCGATTGAACACGGTATCGTGCACACCGAACTTGAGCCGCGAGCCAAGCAAATCCTCCAGCGTTTGGATCTTGGTCGAGGGACTCTGCAGCAGCGCGACAATGTTGGCCGAGTAGCTAGCGTACAGGAACATCAACACCGTGAAGGTAAGCATGGTGATCGTGCGGGCGCTGCAGCTGCGTGGTAAGACGGCCGAGCCTTGTTGGCAGGACGCCCCGTACATCATGAGCAGTGTGTCACGCAGGCTGGCGGCCATGGTAGAGGAATCGGGCGGGGCTGGCGGCATCTCCAGGTCACCGTTCGCTATGCGCCATTCCGCCCAGAGCGTAACGAGCAGCAGGACGGAGGAAACAATGATGACGGCAATTACGCAGATCCAAACTTTCTGGAAACAAATAAGGTAATACATAACTATCCCACGGACAGCAAGACATTAGGGACTCACATCATCGAACGGCAATACGAACACATTCTCGGTGTAGGACAGTTTCGGTGAGCGAAAGATAAATTTGGACCGTGTCTCGGACGTCATGGCAAGGTACTCGATCACCGCAATGCGATCGGTGGTGAAGAAGAGCGGCGATGCACCCAAATCGGCCGTATTGTGCACTAGCTCACCGATCATACCATCCCACATGCCGGTGGTAGTGTTGTAGTAGCCCCAGGTTGTCACACGGGTGTAGTTCACTTCGGCTCCAAGGTATGCCACCAGATAGTTAGTCAAAATATAGTTCACCTTCGTGATCGTGTCGATGTGTTTATCTCTATAAATAATGCAAAGCCATACTCAAGGTTTAGTGCCTCTAAGGGAAGACTAAAAGGACAGTTTACTTGTAGTCCGTGAGATGATTCAACGTATCCGGATTGGTAATAACCATCGACGCTCGAAGATAGTGACCGTGAAGATCTTTACGCCGCACCGAAGTGACTTTGTGAGTTCGTAGATCGATCATCGCTCCCTCAGTAGCTCCTGGTACTGTCGCATTCCACAAAGCGTAGTGTTCTGTTAGCAGTTCAGAATTTTGACTCACTCTGTAAACTTTAGATGTTAAACACACGttgaatgttttcaaaattaacAACCACTTAACTCAAAAATGTAATAACCTTGCATAAATCGTATTGATTGGCCGTCTTCTTCCAGCATCACAAAGATCTCACTGCTGACAAGGACCGGCAAGTCCTGCAGCACAGCAAGATAGTGCTCGATACCCAACGGGGCACCACCCTCACTGGAATCCATCAGTAGCCAGCGGTAGTTTAGATACAGACGCTGCCCAGCCTCAGCTAGCAGTCGTTCCGACCCGTTGCAGCGTAGATCCACCGCCACCAACGTTTGGTGACTTTCAGCATCTTCATCGAGCGTGGCGTTCCGGTAATTATCCATATCCTTGACATCTGTCCGGGCGTCTAGGGATGCTCGTCTCGGTTCAACGAACTGCATCAAATGACGACCGCCGGAGAGACCGATCCTTGCAAACATAAGCTTCTCCCCTACGCACGGAAACACAAACAGAACGGAAGTAGGGATTAAAACtacagcacatacacacacacgggcgtgCCTCAAAGCATACCTTCATTCCAGCACTCAACAAAAGCGGTTACCTTCAGGGGCGTCCCGATGAGCTTTAGCAATGCTCCAACGGCACCGACCATGGAGGCGTCCACGGCGGCGGCAACGGAATGGCCGGAAAGCAACAGGGACGCTATCATCAGGGGCAGAATTAAATCTTGTTTATCTCTTCCGCCCATGACTGACTGGcaatcactcacacacacacacactccaggTAGGTGATAGCTTTTTGGTCTTTTGTGTTAACCGATGCTCCGTCGAGATCAAACGACGACGGCGTGCAGCACGGGTGGCCGATATTTATAGCCCGGCTGAGATTCAATCACACCGAGCAAACACAATTAACTTCCGTTATAACGACGACAACGGTGATGAAGGGGCCAGGGAGTAGAGAAAGTTAACCGTTGGTGTCTTCCCTACATACGTGTGGCCTGAACAGAATGGGGGTCCGTGTGAGGGCCTAGATGAGCGGTGCACGACTTAGCTATGCCGTACCATGCATACGGTTATTGAATTATCCATCTGTCCTTTCCCATCTCCTTGCCGGTGAGCAAACAGTACGGTGAGCTTGATTCGTTCTTACCATTTGCATAGCGCACCCTTCGCGGAGCATATTTGTCCTTCGTGGGAAGAAAACGCACCTGGCCCCGGTGGCTTACGAATGGATTGGGCCAACGATTGGGTAAACGCAAAACGGAAACGACAATCCTTTGCTGCGTCACTTCACACAAACCAATCAAATTATGGAAGCAAATACCAAACACTCGCTTGATTGTGAACAGGGAGGACCGGTCTAATGCAGCTTATCCTCGCTGCTGCTTTGTTGTGACCTAGTTGCGAGAGTTGGTTTTTTCTCCTCCCCTGCAGTAAGCGTATGTTCGTAGAAGTTTAAAGTATTTTTGAATATTAATTCTACAATCGTTTTTTGTACGATGCGATGTGATTattatgaaaatgtttttaataattgtGTATATGTTTGTTCATTGTTCGTATAAAATCGAACTATACATCTTGCTTTCCTTTATAGAGTTCAGTTATTGAAATTGCGAACTACTCGTTTAGATATTTTTATCATAGTAGAGACGTTTTGCAGGTTTGTGCAAGAATTATTCATATTTTGATATCCAAAAATAACATCTGTATTATTCAGAACTTCGTACGGAAATTATGTGAGTAGCTGATCGGTACAGAACAACTTTCATCATACGGCCTCCTATAGACGCAGACAGCTAAGTAGTATACTTTTAGTAAGTTTAAGAATTACTTATATCTACATCTTCAGCAATATTGTCTATTACCTTTTACTTCATACTTTTCTCAACAACTTGCAATACAACAATTAACACAAAAGGGGCATATTTATATAGTGCTGCCTTAACATTCCTGACAAACGTAATGCTACTTAGCAAAAATCCAATAGATGGCGCTATTGAAATTTGTAGATGATTCTGCACCAATTCGTCTAATAAGCGGTCAGTCTAAAGTTCTCagtaaattgttttactttttcattctcttggCAAAGATTACATagtaaaacagttttttgaACATAGGCCTCTCGATGTGTTCATTAAGCAATACGTTATGATTGCCCATTTTGTGGAATCATGTatgtaaaccatttttttgcGACTTCCAACAATTTGAAAATATCGATTATGCTCgtgcttgttttaaataaaactgaaTGAATTAAAACATCCGATGCAACATTTCATTTCTCTCGCATGTACAAAGTCATCGTACAATTaaataatagcaaaaaaaaaacaatatcattatCGCTAATCAAAACATGGCCACTTTGCACCAACAACACGACGCATTCTTACCACCACCGTGGTCTAGGCGTGTtggcaaacaaattaaatggaACCCACAAAGCAACCGTAATGGTCCCGTTTCCAATTATCATCGTGTTAAACTTGCACCAGGGCCGTATTTTAATATTCAATTTAGagttacaacaacaacagcagcagcagcagcctccaCCACAGCAACGCCCGTACGAGGATGAGCTTTGTATCATATCAAAACCAGCACGGCTATGCCCAATGGCCAGTACTACATCCTACATTCCGGGACCTACAAACCGAGCATACCTACTACACGCCCAAATCCCCAGGCAACCATAAATGTAAAGGGCGAAAAATAACATAACCTAaccgatggatggatggaaaactttACAGTtaccacacacgcacgcacacagagcGAAAAACACGGCCGGTTTGCGTATGCGCATATTCATCAACCATTAATAGCCGTACCTTCGGTCACCTTCGTGGAACTGGGGGGTGATTGCCCAGTTCTTCATCACAACTTCGACAGCGCTCCTGATGGAGGAATGGGGGGAAGTGGGAATGGGAAATTGGGGCAACCACGCCTCGGAGTGAAAGCATACACCGACAACTACTAAAAAGGGCAAGGATTTCATCCGCTGTGCAGCTCAACTTGTTGCACCACGCACTAATCCACTGGGCTGCGG contains:
- the LOC120895768 gene encoding ionotropic receptor 75a-like translates to MFARIGLSGGRHLMQFVEPRRASLDARTDVKDMDNYRNATLDEDAESHQTLVAVDLRCNGSERLLAEAGQRLYLNYRWLLMDSSEGGAPLGIEHYLAVLQDLPVLVSSEIFVMLEEDGQSIRFMQVYRVSQNSELLTEHYALWNATVPGATEGAMIDLRTHKVTSVRRKDLHGHYLRASMVITNPDTLNHLTDYKDKHIDTITKVNYILTNYLVAYLGAEVNYTRVTTWGYYNTTTGMWDGMIGELVHNTADLGASPLFFTTDRIAVIEYLAMTSETRSKFIFRSPKLSYTENVFVLPFDDKVWICVIAVIIVSSVLLLVTLWAEWRIANGDLEMPPAPPDSSTMAASLRDTLLMMYGASCQQGSAVLPRSCSARTITMLTFTVLMFLYASYSANIVALLQSPSTKIQTLEDLLGSRLKFGVHDTVFNRHYFTHATEPTRRALYEQKIRRPYGPDAFIALEQGIDRIRHGLYAFHVEQGVGYKVISETYQEDEKCGLQEIQYLQVIDPYYAIQKNSSYKEMVKIGLFRLNEHGIQYRENDKLYTKKPTCSGGGGKFVPVSLVDVEPAVWIILWGSGLASGFFLTERLYFRFLRRKVEQLVRRWQHT